A window of the Narcine bancroftii isolate sNarBan1 chromosome 4, sNarBan1.hap1, whole genome shotgun sequence genome harbors these coding sequences:
- the LOC138760817 gene encoding cystatin-like yields the protein MDGRQLLLVIGMMQLGGARPWGEKGEPMVGGPIEISVEDPEVVKAAEFAVEQYNKKNNDAAVYKTERIVAAKQQVVAGKVFFIEMYLGKTECQKYEAKQLEICAFTLPMKRLHCNFEVYSIPWKGETTLQNDVCTRKQLNY from the exons ATGGACGGGAGGCAGCTGTTGCTGGTGATCGGGATGATGCAGCTGGGCGGCGCACGCCCCTGGGGAGAGAAGGGTGAGCCAATGGTGGGTGGTCCCATCGAGATCTCGGTAGAAGACCCCGAAGTCGTCAAGGCCGCCGAGTTCGCCGTGGAGCAGTACAATAAGAAGAACAACGATGCTGCCGTCTACAAAACCGAAAGGATCGTGGCTGCCAAGCAACAG GTTGTTGCTGGTAAAGTATTCTTTATTGAAATGTATCTGGGGAAAACCGAATGCCAGAAATATGAAGCTAAACAGCTGGAAATCTGTGCTTTTACTTTACCGATGAAg agACTACACTGCAACTTTGAAGTTTATTCAATTCCTTGGAAGGGCGAAACTACTTTGCAGAATGACGTATGCACTCGTAAACAATTGAATTATTGA